In Roseovarius faecimaris, the following are encoded in one genomic region:
- a CDS encoding mannose-1-phosphate guanylyltransferase/mannose-6-phosphate isomerase codes for MNITPVILAGGIGSRLWPLSRKSYPKQFAALISGQSLFQTTLERLSGEGFDAPMVLTGADFRFIVTEQMAQSGKQAQAILIEPEGRNTAPAILAAAKWLEAHRPDTLMLVAPSDHAIPDAAGFRAAVRAASAAAEAGRLVTFGITPTRPETGYGYIELSDPAQAEGVQPVARFVEKPDRATAEQMLATGGYLWNGGIFLFSPAALIAAFEAHAPGLLPPVTAALEEGRHDLDFLKLDPEAWAGAEEISIDHAIMERSDRISVQPWAGAWSDLGDWRAVSEQLPQDASGNALTGAVSTIDCESSLLYAEDGGPELVGVGLRDLLVVAMRDAVLVADRNAAQKVKDVVALQRDKATPAAESFPWDHRPWGRFETLALGSRFQVKRIVVKPGGILSLQSHHHRAEHWIVVEGTALVTIGDTQTLVSENQSVYVPLGETHRMENPGKVPMVLIEVQTGTYLGEDDIIRYEDVYARDQGAKG; via the coding sequence ATGAACATCACACCCGTCATCCTCGCCGGGGGCATCGGATCGCGGCTCTGGCCCCTGTCGCGCAAAAGCTACCCCAAGCAGTTCGCCGCGCTGATCTCGGGCCAGAGCCTGTTTCAGACCACGCTCGAGCGGCTCTCGGGTGAGGGGTTTGACGCCCCGATGGTGCTCACGGGCGCGGATTTCCGCTTTATCGTGACCGAGCAGATGGCCCAGAGCGGCAAGCAGGCGCAGGCGATCCTGATCGAGCCGGAGGGGCGCAACACCGCCCCTGCGATTCTGGCGGCGGCGAAATGGCTTGAGGCGCACCGGCCCGATACGCTGATGCTGGTGGCGCCCTCCGATCATGCGATCCCCGATGCGGCGGGGTTCCGTGCAGCAGTGCGCGCGGCCAGTGCCGCGGCCGAGGCGGGCCGGCTGGTCACGTTCGGGATCACGCCGACGCGGCCCGAGACGGGCTATGGCTATATCGAGCTCAGCGATCCGGCGCAGGCCGAGGGCGTGCAGCCCGTCGCGCGCTTTGTCGAGAAACCGGACCGGGCCACGGCAGAGCAGATGCTGGCGACGGGGGGGTATCTGTGGAATGGCGGGATATTCCTGTTTTCCCCTGCCGCGCTGATCGCGGCCTTCGAGGCCCATGCGCCGGGGCTTCTGCCCCCGGTCACGGCGGCACTGGAGGAGGGCCGGCACGACCTCGACTTTCTGAAGCTCGACCCCGAGGCCTGGGCCGGGGCCGAGGAGATCTCCATCGACCATGCGATCATGGAGCGTTCGGACAGGATCAGCGTACAGCCCTGGGCCGGGGCCTGGTCGGACCTTGGTGACTGGCGCGCGGTGAGCGAGCAGCTGCCGCAGGACGCAAGCGGCAATGCCCTGACCGGCGCGGTCAGCACGATCGACTGCGAGAGCAGCCTGCTTTATGCCGAAGACGGCGGGCCGGAGCTGGTGGGCGTGGGGCTGAGGGATCTGTTGGTGGTGGCCATGCGCGACGCGGTGCTGGTGGCCGACCGCAACGCGGCGCAGAAGGTCAAGGATGTGGTCGCCCTGCAGCGCGACAAGGCAACCCCGGCGGCGGAAAGCTTTCCCTGGGATCACCGCCCCTGGGGCCGGTTCGAGACCCTCGCCTTGGGAAGCCGCTTTCAGGTCAAGCGCATCGTGGTCAAGCCCGGCGGCATCCTGAGCCTGCAAAGTCATCACCACCGCGCCGAGCACTGGATCGTTGTCGAGGGCACCGCCCTTGTCACCATCGGCGACACCCAGACGCTGGTGAGCGAAAACCAGTCGGTCTATGTGCCCCTGGGCGAGACCCACCGGATGGAGAACCCCGGCAAGGTGCCGATGGTGCTGATCGAGGTGCAGACCGGCACCTATCTGGGCGAGGATGACATCATCCGTTACGAGGATGTCTATGCCCGTGACCAGGGGGCCAAGGGGTGA
- a CDS encoding glycosyl transferase family 1, whose protein sequence is MPQPERRAGSAAPPRVDVVMAVYRPEPAHLTAQLQSIAAQEGARVRLIAVIADMVSGDLVRDQAGECGLELHMVQADTELDAVRAFETGLIEALALQESEPEAPAPLIALSDQDDIWHADRLAKGIAALEATGAQLVHSDARLVAADGTTEIKPSMFAFERRLRKPGLRGLLYRNNITGMTLLMRPEVARIALPFPPQSGVHFYHDLWLGLVAGAIGGSRDGVHLIDVPLVDYRQHEGNVMGAVDRQRGWLRGLKAKKIDRMWLRREAAPYALARYLARSLRVRMNEATQDGRLRTAPDLRPLRPYLRGTLGSGTHFFDALRLTLTGKPGLGRIAAGFGIVNLGRAYWSIRQAMGEAREDALEGFDARMYSLSPGLAPAEPKRPNAKLNKPVPYEGLIEERKLPRWTPEFSAPGPALNILVPTLNPTEVFAGIVTAFDIGLGLAARGYRVRFIATDLPVSSAAASRGFVLRRLSAEARAGGAAERISLHCGIQSDAIASHKDDVFLATAWWSAHVIDTLIREQGYAQTRFFYLIQDFEPNFYAWGPEFANASASYEFNFEPIFNTSLLRDYFAGQGYGFATPGALAFHPAIEIDRYAGPARPERPPGKRRLALYGRPEVERNMYSFAVEALAGFITEEGLTAEEIELISIGLIHPPVSLPNGLMLTSLGKLPWEEYPDYLREVDLGLSLMYSPHPSHPPIEMAASGVRVVTNSFGPKDLSKLSPAIASVEPTTPAVIQALRAAWAAPPVTAQERKIDLSQLGLHPDGMLDALDTRLARHLSKDKTTS, encoded by the coding sequence ATGCCGCAGCCAGAACGCCGTGCCGGGAGCGCGGCCCCGCCGCGTGTCGATGTGGTCATGGCGGTCTACCGGCCCGAGCCTGCGCATCTGACGGCACAGCTGCAGTCTATTGCCGCACAGGAGGGGGCCCGCGTCCGGCTGATCGCGGTGATCGCCGATATGGTGTCGGGCGATCTGGTGCGCGACCAGGCGGGGGAGTGCGGGCTTGAGCTGCATATGGTGCAGGCCGATACCGAGCTCGATGCGGTGCGCGCCTTCGAGACCGGGCTGATCGAGGCGCTGGCCCTGCAGGAGAGCGAACCCGAGGCCCCTGCGCCTTTGATTGCGCTCAGCGATCAGGACGATATCTGGCACGCTGATCGTCTGGCCAAGGGGATCGCCGCGCTGGAGGCCACGGGCGCGCAGCTGGTGCATAGCGACGCGCGGCTGGTGGCGGCCGATGGCACGACCGAGATCAAACCCTCGATGTTCGCCTTCGAGCGGCGCCTCCGCAAGCCGGGGCTGCGCGGGTTGCTGTACCGCAACAACATCACCGGCATGACGCTGCTGATGCGGCCCGAGGTGGCGCGCATCGCCCTGCCCTTCCCGCCGCAATCGGGCGTGCATTTCTATCATGATCTGTGGCTGGGGCTGGTGGCGGGGGCCATCGGGGGCTCCAGGGACGGCGTGCACCTGATCGACGTCCCGCTGGTGGATTACCGTCAGCACGAGGGCAATGTCATGGGCGCGGTGGATCGTCAGCGCGGCTGGCTGCGCGGGCTCAAGGCCAAGAAGATCGACCGGATGTGGCTGCGCCGCGAGGCGGCGCCCTATGCGCTGGCACGCTATCTGGCGCGCAGCCTGCGGGTGCGGATGAATGAGGCCACGCAGGACGGGCGGCTCAGGACAGCCCCGGACCTGCGGCCCTTGCGCCCCTATCTGCGCGGCACGCTGGGCTCGGGCACGCATTTCTTTGACGCGCTCAGGCTGACCCTCACCGGCAAGCCGGGGCTCGGGCGCATTGCCGCGGGGTTTGGCATCGTCAATCTGGGCCGCGCCTACTGGAGCATCCGGCAGGCCATGGGCGAGGCCCGCGAGGATGCGCTGGAAGGGTTTGACGCGCGCATGTATTCGCTGTCGCCCGGGCTGGCCCCGGCCGAACCCAAACGCCCCAATGCCAAGCTGAACAAGCCGGTCCCCTATGAGGGGCTGATCGAAGAGCGCAAGCTGCCCCGCTGGACGCCCGAGTTCAGCGCCCCGGGCCCGGCGCTCAATATCCTGGTGCCGACGCTCAACCCGACGGAGGTGTTTGCCGGCATCGTCACCGCCTTCGATATCGGGCTGGGGCTGGCGGCGCGCGGCTACCGGGTGCGGTTCATTGCCACTGACCTGCCGGTGTCCTCGGCGGCGGCGTCGCGCGGCTTCGTGCTGCGTCGGCTCTCGGCTGAGGCGCGCGCGGGCGGGGCCGCGGAGCGGATCAGCCTGCATTGCGGTATCCAGAGTGATGCGATTGCGTCGCACAAGGACGATGTGTTTCTCGCCACTGCCTGGTGGAGCGCGCATGTGATCGACACGCTGATCCGCGAACAGGGCTATGCGCAGACCCGGTTCTTCTATCTGATCCAGGATTTCGAGCCCAATTTCTATGCCTGGGGGCCGGAATTTGCCAACGCATCGGCAAGCTATGAGTTCAACTTCGAGCCGATCTTCAACACCAGCCTGTTGCGCGACTATTTCGCCGGTCAGGGTTACGGTTTTGCCACGCCCGGGGCGCTGGCCTTTCATCCGGCGATCGAGATCGACCGCTATGCCGGCCCGGCCCGGCCCGAGCGGCCCCCGGGCAAGCGGCGGCTGGCGCTTTATGGCCGCCCCGAGGTGGAGCGCAACATGTACAGTTTCGCCGTCGAGGCGCTGGCGGGGTTCATCACCGAGGAAGGGCTGACGGCCGAGGAGATCGAGCTGATCTCCATCGGGCTCATCCATCCGCCGGTGAGCCTGCCGAACGGTCTGATGCTGACCTCGCTGGGCAAGCTGCCCTGGGAGGAATATCCGGACTATCTGCGCGAGGTCGATCTGGGCCTGTCGCTGATGTATTCGCCGCATCCCAGCCACCCGCCGATTGAAATGGCGGCCTCGGGCGTGCGGGTCGTGACCAACAGCTTTGGGCCCAAGGACCTGTCGAAGCTGAGCCCGGCCATCGCCTCGGTCGAGCCGACAACGCCTGCCGTTATCCAGGCCCTGCGCGCCGCCTGGGCCGCGCCGCCGGTGACGGCGCAGGAACGCAAGATTGACCTCAGCCAGCTTGGCCTTCACCCTGACGGGATGCTGGATGCGCTCGATACCCGGCTCGCCCGCCACCTCAGCAAAGACAAGACGACCTCATGA
- a CDS encoding ABC transporter ATP-binding protein, which translates to MIELRNVCKTFVLKGRRQVVADNISAIFPDNQAVAVLGRNGAGKSTLLKLLAGTMEPDSGEILSTGHISWPVGFAGSFHPELSGLQNTRFIARVYGVDTDELADFVADFAELGQHFYLPIRTYSSGMKSRLAFGVSMGIKFDTYLVDEVTAVGDEVFRSKSEALFAERMQTSSAIMVTHTMAQVRKLCQKVAVLHEAKLHFFDDIEEGIQMHQKLMKERRKA; encoded by the coding sequence ATGATCGAGCTGCGCAATGTCTGCAAGACCTTCGTGCTGAAAGGCCGCCGGCAGGTCGTGGCCGACAATATCTCGGCCATCTTTCCGGACAATCAGGCCGTGGCCGTCCTGGGCCGCAACGGGGCGGGCAAATCCACCCTGCTCAAGCTTCTGGCCGGCACGATGGAACCCGATAGCGGAGAGATCCTGTCGACCGGGCATATCTCCTGGCCGGTGGGCTTTGCCGGCAGTTTCCACCCCGAGCTTTCGGGCCTGCAGAACACCCGCTTCATCGCCCGAGTCTACGGCGTGGACACCGATGAGCTGGCGGATTTCGTGGCCGATTTCGCCGAGCTGGGTCAGCATTTCTACCTGCCCATCCGCACCTATTCCTCGGGCATGAAATCGCGGCTGGCCTTTGGCGTCTCCATGGGCATCAAGTTCGACACCTATCTCGTCGACGAGGTCACCGCGGTGGGCGACGAGGTGTTCCGCTCCAAAAGCGAGGCGCTGTTTGCCGAACGGATGCAGACCTCTTCGGCGATCATGGTCACCCATACCATGGCCCAGGTGCGCAAGCTCTGTCAGAAAGTGGCCGTGCTGCACGAGGCCAAGCTGCATTTCTTCGACGATATCGAAGAGGGCATCCAGATGCACCAGAAGCTGATGAAAGAACGCCGCAAGGCCTGA
- a CDS encoding sugar transporter, producing MNDATPPVPKPAAAKAPLVRKVAGNARRRTRHVMLMLSFVLCVGLPTALSTFYLYVIADDQYASTVGFSVRKEEISSGIEILGNITELSGSSSSDTDILYEFIRSHQLVRIVNEQLDLARIYTNKSDPVFSLGDDTRIEALVDHWNRMVKVFYDSSSGLIEVRVLAFDPQDAQDVAQALFEESSLMINELSAIAREDAMSYAEEDLGRAVDKLKVARQAKLEFQNRTQIVDPQADIQTRMGLLDSLNRQLAETRIDLQTLRVQGIPENDRRVQDAINRIETINELIEQERASFGGGPSRTDQEAYSDLLAEYEALQVEVEFAQQSYLSAQAARDAAFAEAQRQSRYLATHIEPTLAETAEYPKRFQLLAMLTGLAFVFWSILALIYYSLRDRR from the coding sequence ATGAATGACGCCACCCCTCCCGTGCCCAAGCCCGCGGCCGCCAAGGCGCCGCTGGTGCGCAAGGTGGCCGGCAATGCGCGGCGCCGGACCCGCCATGTCATGCTGATGCTGTCCTTCGTGCTCTGCGTCGGGCTGCCCACAGCCCTCAGCACCTTTTATCTCTACGTGATCGCCGATGACCAATATGCCAGCACCGTCGGCTTTTCGGTCCGCAAGGAAGAGATCAGCTCGGGGATCGAGATCCTCGGGAACATCACCGAGCTGTCCGGCTCCAGTTCGTCGGATACCGATATTCTCTATGAATTCATCCGCTCTCACCAGCTGGTGCGCATCGTCAACGAACAGCTCGACCTGGCCCGGATCTACACCAACAAGAGCGACCCGGTCTTCAGCCTCGGCGATGACACCCGTATCGAGGCGCTGGTGGACCACTGGAACCGGATGGTGAAGGTCTTCTATGACAGCTCCAGCGGTCTGATCGAGGTGCGCGTGCTCGCCTTCGACCCGCAGGATGCGCAGGATGTCGCCCAGGCGCTGTTCGAGGAAAGCAGCCTGATGATCAACGAACTCTCGGCCATCGCCCGCGAAGACGCGATGAGCTATGCCGAGGAAGATCTCGGCCGGGCCGTCGACAAGCTCAAGGTCGCGCGCCAGGCCAAGCTCGAATTCCAGAACCGCACCCAGATCGTCGATCCGCAGGCGGATATCCAGACGCGCATGGGGCTCTTGGATTCGCTCAACCGGCAGCTGGCCGAAACCCGGATCGATTTGCAGACGCTGCGCGTGCAGGGCATCCCGGAAAATGACCGCCGGGTTCAGGATGCGATCAACCGGATCGAGACGATCAACGAGCTGATCGAACAGGAGCGCGCCTCTTTCGGCGGCGGCCCGTCGCGGACCGATCAGGAGGCCTATTCCGATCTGCTGGCCGAATATGAAGCGCTGCAGGTGGAGGTCGAGTTCGCCCAGCAGAGCTATCTTTCGGCCCAGGCCGCCCGGGATGCCGCCTTTGCCGAAGCGCAGCGGCAATCGCGCTACCTGGCCACCCATATCGAGCCGACCCTGGCCGAGACCGCCGAATACCCCAAGCGGTTCCAGCTTCTGGCGATGCTGACCGGGCTGGCCTTCGTGTTCTGGTCGATCCTGGCGCTGATCTATTACTCGCTGCGCGACCGGCGCTGA
- a CDS encoding ABC transporter permease produces the protein MTEYSPQALTPARPRRTGTIRTIIALLLREMSTTYGRSALGYLWAILEPVGGIALMSIIFSYALRAPPIGTDFALFFASGMVPFVAYMDASNKIAVALRFSRSLLFYPGVTYVDALLARFIMSVMTQVMIAAVVFYGIIFFFSVDVILDIPAMALGFAMAFSLGLGIGTLNCYLLSVYPIWERSWAILNRPMFLVSCIFFLFDAVPQPYRDYLWWNPLIHIVGMVRKGMYATYDATYVSPFYVFLISLVCFAAGLLLLRRYHKDIVNN, from the coding sequence ATGACTGAATATTCCCCCCAGGCCCTGACCCCGGCCCGGCCGCGCCGCACCGGTACGATCCGGACGATCATCGCGCTTTTGCTGCGCGAGATGTCGACGACCTATGGCCGCTCGGCCCTGGGCTATCTCTGGGCCATCCTGGAGCCGGTGGGCGGCATTGCGCTGATGTCCATCATATTTTCCTATGCGCTGCGCGCGCCGCCGATCGGCACCGATTTCGCGCTGTTTTTCGCCTCGGGGATGGTGCCGTTCGTGGCCTATATGGATGCCTCGAACAAGATCGCCGTGGCGCTGCGCTTTTCGCGCTCCTTGCTGTTTTATCCCGGGGTCACCTATGTGGATGCGCTTCTGGCGCGGTTCATCATGTCGGTGATGACGCAGGTGATGATCGCGGCGGTGGTGTTTTACGGGATCATCTTTTTCTTCAGCGTCGATGTGATCCTCGATATCCCCGCGATGGCGCTTGGCTTTGCCATGGCCTTTTCCCTGGGCCTGGGGATCGGCACGCTGAATTGCTATCTTCTGTCGGTCTACCCGATCTGGGAGCGCAGCTGGGCGATCCTGAACCGGCCGATGTTTCTGGTGTCGTGCATCTTCTTTCTGTTTGATGCCGTGCCCCAGCCCTATCGCGATTACCTGTGGTGGAACCCGCTCATTCATATCGTGGGCATGGTGCGCAAGGGGATGTACGCCACCTATGACGCCACCTATGTTTCACCGTTTTATGTCTTTTTGATTTCGCTGGTCTGTTTTGCGGCGGGCTTGCTTCTGCTGCGGCGATATCACAAAGACATCGTCAATAACTGA
- a CDS encoding sulfotransferase family 2 domain-containing protein, translating to MFFWSQKAACTSLFGFLAEDVEVPKSDKRFFHTHSDAYFECLRMMRKERYLSVILARHPVTRIISAYINKFCQYRSRPLHARADLEPFAQELHDLYCREAGITGAAAETNVMSFIQFLDTVAICRAARPEPELPINGHWETQVPAVLLGRGLYYDRILHVETLKDDLGALARDLGMPYTPRQMNRTNLPESAEDGALVEVPACEIASHDFSYDNFITQASLERIKSLYAVDFATFGYPSDPAAMKAPGYRFKTRHRNWRSVLPHLPR from the coding sequence GTGTTTTTCTGGTCGCAGAAGGCGGCCTGCACCAGCCTGTTCGGCTTTCTGGCCGAGGATGTCGAGGTGCCCAAAAGCGACAAGCGGTTCTTTCACACCCATAGCGACGCCTATTTCGAATGCCTGCGGATGATGCGCAAGGAACGCTATCTTTCGGTCATTCTGGCGCGTCATCCGGTGACGCGGATCATCAGCGCCTATATCAACAAGTTCTGCCAGTATCGCAGCCGTCCGCTGCACGCCCGCGCCGATCTGGAGCCCTTTGCCCAGGAGCTGCATGACCTTTACTGCCGCGAGGCCGGGATCACCGGGGCGGCGGCAGAGACCAATGTGATGAGTTTCATCCAGTTTCTCGATACGGTTGCCATTTGCCGCGCCGCGCGTCCGGAGCCGGAGCTGCCGATCAACGGCCATTGGGAGACGCAGGTGCCCGCCGTGCTGCTGGGCCGGGGGCTCTATTATGACAGGATCCTGCATGTGGAGACCCTGAAAGACGATCTCGGGGCGCTGGCGCGGGACCTGGGCATGCCCTACACCCCGCGGCAGATGAACCGCACCAACCTGCCTGAGAGCGCAGAGGACGGCGCGCTGGTCGAGGTGCCGGCCTGCGAAATCGCCAGTCACGATTTCAGCTATGACAATTTCATAACCCAGGCCAGCCTGGAGCGGATCAAGTCCCTTTACGCGGTGGATTTCGCGACCTTCGGCTATCCGTCCGACCCGGCGGCGATGAAGGCTCCGGGCTATCGTTTCAAGACCCGGCACCGCAACTGGCGCAGCGTGCTGCCGCATCTGCCCAGATAG